The DNA region CGGCAACGAATCTGTCGATGGCATTGCGTACCTGCTGCGGGGAGGTGAAACTGGCTCCCTTCAGGGCCCTGCGGCTCAGGATGCTGAACCACACCTCAACCTGGTTCAGCCACGAGGCATAGGTCGGGGTGTAGTGAAAATGCACGTTTTTGTGTCGCGCTAACCACCTGTCTCTTTTAGGCTTGTGGGTGTTTAGATTGTCAAGGATCACGTGAATTTCCTTGTCTGGATACTCGGCAATGACTTCATTCATAAAGGAGAGAAACTCTCGCCGCCACCTTCGTTTGAAGTGGCCTGCTTTGACCTGGCCGGTCGCTATGTCGAGGGCAGCAAAAAGCGTGGTGGTGCCATGTCGTCTGTAGCCGTGACTGAAACCGGTAAAGGCCTTGCCATTGGGAAGGCGCAGCCAGCCCTGGGCCCGCTCCAGGGCCTGAATGTGAGGTTTCTCGTCCACACAGATGACCACACCGTTTTCTGGCGGCTCCAAATAGAGCCCCACAATGTCTGCTGCCTTGGCCGCAAATTCAGGATCCGTACTGATACACCAGGACCGTCTGCGTTGCAGCTGGATGCCATGCCTGCGGAGCACTCGCCACACATAGTGCTTGGAGACGCCTCCCACCGCCTCCGCCAAAAGCTTGCCGTTCCAGGTGGTATGCCCCGCAGGGGGATCCTCGTCCAACATGGCTATAATCCGCCTGTCCATGCTTTTGTCATAGCGGCGCCTCGGTCCTGTGCGGGGCGCATCCTGAAGACCAGAAAGACCTTCTCTGGCAAAGCGAGTGCGCCACTTGCTCACAGTGGCCGGCCGCACTTTGTACTTGCGGGCAATAGCAATGGTAGGCATTCCTTGGGCTGCAGCCAGTATGATCAGGCTCCTCAGCACCAGCCGCTGCTCGGTCTTGGGCAAGCGAACCCACTGTTTCAGGGTTCGCTCCTGCTCCTCTGTCAACATGATGGGGGTGGCTTTTCTACTCATGCCACCCACTCTAATATATAACTCTAATTTATGCAACTAAGTACTAGCCGAGCTGAAAAACATTTCCAAGCTCGGCGACTTACGGAAATTTGACTTCCAACTACAAAGGTTTTTTTCACTAAGATGATTCTACCTTTTCTCCAGTAATATGAGAAATGAGACAGCTGTTTGAAACCAGATTGGGAGACGGCCATCTTCGAGAACTCGTAAGAGGAAGCTCCGTTGCCCTATTCTCAAGGATCGCTAATCTCTTTCTAGGATATGGGTTCGTACTGCTGATCACGCATAACTTCGGAGCTAAGGTGATGGGGATGTTTGCCCTCGCCACCACTGTGGCAACAATTTTGGCCACTCTGGCCAGAAGCGGCCTCGATACTGCTCTGCTTCGCTTCGTGGCAGAGTACGTGGTGGAAGGAAGAAGTGATCTGGCTGCGGCGGTTCTCAGAAAAGCATGGCGTGTTGTCTTGTTGACGTCCCTTTTTTTATCTGCCTGTGTGTATGTATTCGCCGCCGACTTAGCGGTACGCGTGTTCCATAAACGTGAATTAGGCAATTATATCCGGCTTGCAAGTATGGCCGTACTGCCTCTGACCTTTTCCTACGTCAATGCAGCCTATCTCCG from Deltaproteobacteria bacterium includes:
- a CDS encoding IS630 family transposase translates to MSRKATPIMLTEEQERTLKQWVRLPKTEQRLVLRSLIILAAAQGMPTIAIARKYKVRPATVSKWRTRFAREGLSGLQDAPRTGPRRRYDKSMDRRIIAMLDEDPPAGHTTWNGKLLAEAVGGVSKHYVWRVLRRHGIQLQRRRSWCISTDPEFAAKAADIVGLYLEPPENGVVICVDEKPHIQALERAQGWLRLPNGKAFTGFSHGYRRHGTTTLFAALDIATGQVKAGHFKRRWRREFLSFMNEVIAEYPDKEIHVILDNLNTHKPKRDRWLARHKNVHFHYTPTYASWLNQVEVWFSILSRRALKGASFTSPQQVRNAIDRFVA